CGGCTTGGGCCCGGCGTAGACCTCGTTGTAGGTCGCCTGCCGGCGGCTGTACAGCGGGTCCGAGAAGACGTCCCGCCAGGGCGTGTTGAAGTAGTCGACGTGGAAGGCGACGGGGACGATCCTCGAGTCCTGCGCGGCGAGCTTCCCCAGGATCTCCTCGGCCGTCGGGCACATGTCGCACCCCTGCGAGGTGTACAGCTCGACGAGGACCATCCGCTTCGAGGGGTCGGGGTCGGCGGCCACGCAGGGGCGGCAGACGCCGGCCGCGAGGACCAGCGCGAGGAGCGTTCGGCGGCGAAGGTTCAAGGGGGCCTCCCGGTTGGTTCGCCAGGGATCCGAAGCCGGGGCGATCCGGTCGCCTCGGCGTCGCGCCGGGCGAGGGCCCCGGTCGCGGTCGATCACCAGACGACGCCCGCCGTCGGGATATTCGAGGCCGAGCCGCACGAAAAAAAGATCGGGTCGACCCCGTAACGCTACGTGGACCCTCGCGACTAATGCGGAGGCGACGGCCGTCGGGCCGTGCCATTCCCAGGAGCCCGGATCCGACCCGGATCGACAAAAAAGGACGATTCATGCTGAACACCCACGCTTGGCGGGCCCGCTCGCTCGCGCTCGTCGCGCTCCTCTCGCTTCTCGGGGGGGCGTCCGCGGTCGCCGGCCCGCTCGCGGTCACGGTCACGAACAACCAGCCGGGGGGCGGGTTCGGGATCTCGCCCGTCTGGCTCGGCGTGCACGACGGGACCTACCGGACGTTCACGCCCGGCGAGGCCGTCGGGCCGGCCCTGCAGGCGCTGGCCGAGCTGGGCGACCCGTCCGCGCTCGCGGCGGCGTTCGCGGGCCACGGCTCGGGGGCGGTCGCCGGCTCGGCGCCGATCGGCCCGGGGGGCTCGGCGTCGACGATCCTGGACGTCGCCGACCCGACGACCCAGCAGTACCTGAGCTTCGCGTCGATGGTCGTCCCCTCCAACGACTTCTTCTTCGGGAACGCCGACCCGCTCGCGTTCCGGCTGTTCGACGCCCAGGGCCGGTTCACCGGGCCGATCACGATCCAGATCTTCGGCGCCGGCGCCTGGGACGCGGGGAGCGAGGTGAACGACATCGGCTTCGGGGCCGCGTTCATCGCCGGCGACGACGCGCACGACCACGTGGCCGAGGGGGGCGTGATCACCCGGGTCTTCGGCGGATCGATCGATCAGTCGGCCTATCTCGCCAGCATCGACGGCCGGGCGACCCCGTACGGCTACAATATCTCCCACCTCATCAGCCCGGGCGACCTGATCGCCACGATCACCATCACGTCGGTGCCCGAGCCCTCGACGTTCCTGATGCTCGGCGTCGCCGCCGTCGGCGTGGGCCTCGCGGCCCGTCGGTCGCGGCCCCGCGGCTGACGCCCGACGGCCGGCGTGGGTCGGGAATCCGCCGAATCTCCATACCTCCCCGACCCTCGCCGCGCCGTATTGCGAACGTCGGCACGACCGATGCGAGGAGATCCCGCCGTGTCCCGTCCGGGGCGACCCCGGGCCGGCCGATCCTCGCACGAGGTTCACGCGATGCACGATCCGATCGAGGCGGCCACGCGCCGCGGGTTCCTGGCGGCCGGCGCGGCGGCGGCGGTCGCCTCGCAGGCGACGGCCCCAAAAATCGACGAGCCGCCGAAGGCCGTCGAGGTCCCCGGCATGAAGGCGAAGACCGAGGCGCAGGCCGGCCCGCCCCCCGCTCCCGCGCCGCCGGCGAAGCGACTGGGGTTCGCCGTCGTCGGCCTCGGCGAGCTGGCGCTCGGCGAGGTGCTCCCCGCCTTCGGCCGCTGCAAGTACGCCCGCCCGACGGCCCTGGTCAGCGGCGATCGCGCCAAGGCCGAGAAGGTCGCCGACCAGTACGGGATCGGCCCCGAACACATCTACGATTATCAGAATTTCGACCGGATCGCCGACGACCCGACGGTCGACGTCGTCTACATCATCCTGCCGAACTCGATGCACCGCGAGTTCACCGTCCGCGCGGCGAAGGCCGGCAAGCACGTCCTGTGCGAGAAGCCGATGGCGAACACCTCGGCCGAGTGCGAGGCGATGATCGCGGCCTGCGAGTCGGCCCGGCGGCTGCTGATGATCGCCTATCGCTGCCAGTACGAGCCCCACCACCGCGAGATGATCCGCCTGGCCCGCTCGGGCGAGCTGGGGCCGATCCGCATGATCGAGGCGTCCAACGGCCAGAACCAGGGGCCGGCCGACCAGTGGAGGCACAAAAAGGCCCTCGCCGGCGGCGGCTCGCTCCCCGACGTCGGCATCTACTGCCTCAACGCGGCGCGGTACATCACCGGCGAGGAGCCCGTGCAGGTGACGGCCCAGATCGCCGTCGACCCGTCCGACCCGCGGTTCCGCGAGGTCGAGGACCGAATCAGCTTCCAGCTCCGCTTCCCCTCGGGCGTCCTGGCGGTCTGCCAGAGCTTCTACTCCGCGCACGAGTCGCGCCGCTGCCGGGTGCTCGCCGAGAAGGGCTGGATCGACATGGACCCCGCCTTCGCCTACCACGGCCTGCGGATGAAGACGTCGCGGGCCCGCGACGAGGCCGAGCTGACCACCGCAATCGCCCTGCCCGAGCACGACCAATTCGCCCTCGAAATGGACCACATGGCCCGCCGCGTCGCCGCCGGCGAACGTCCCCACACGCCCGGCGAGGAAGGCCTTCAGGACATCCGGATCATCGAGGCGATCTACCGCGCCGCCCGCGAGGGGAAGCCCGTCGACCTCGCCGCCGTCGAGGCCCGGGACGCCACCCGCGGCCCCGCGCCGGGCTGAGGCGTGTCCGTCCGACGGCGCGAGGCGAGCCACGCGATCGAGGCCGCGCCCACCGCCATGAGGACGAGCCCCGCGGGCTCGGGCACGGCGGCGGCGGTGCGGAGCTGGAGGCCGTTGACGAGGACCCCCGTGTCAAAATCGGCGGAGCCCGTGATGCGGATCGACTGGCTCGCGGAGTCGGCGACGAACGAGCCCACGACGAACTGGCCCAGGCCGCCGTCCACACCCGACGGGTTCCAGTCCAGGTCGACCGAGCCTCCCGATTCCAGGCTCGCGCTCCGGCTGCCGGCGTCCGAGAAGTTGGACCAGATCTGGATCTCGTAGGCCTGCCCGACGGCCAGGCCGTCCAGGGTCAGCGTGAGCGTCGATTGCCAGATGGTGAAGCCGCCCGACCGGAGCATCGCCTGGTACGCCGACGACAGGTCGGTGAACGGGGCCGAGGCCGAACCGAAATAATCGTCCAGGCCGAGCAGGATGCCGGGAGACTCCGCGATGGTGACGCCCCCGTGGGTGCTGGGGTTGCCCGCGACCGCGAACGGCTGGAACGCGACGCCGTTGATCGTCGCGACGCCGACGTCGCGGCCGCCGAAGTTGTAGGCCGCCACCAGGCTCCCCCCGGTGCGGACGTCGGCGTCGCCGGCGATGTTCGTCGCCGGCCCCCAGGTGATCGACGCGGCCCGGCTCGCGCTGCACCCGAGGGTGAGCGAGGCCAGGGCCATCGTCATGGAGAGGATGCGCTGCATCACGACCGCTCCTCCCGGACGTTCCGGGTCTGGGGCCCAGGGCCACTCGACGACCGACCGCGACGCGGCCCGATTCGGAAATGTTTCGAACGATACGCCGTCGCCCCTCGGGTCTTACAGGGCCGATCGCGGATCGACGCCATGGCCCCGCGCGGCGGGACGGGATACGATGCCCGGATCGGAGCGTCGCGTCCCACGTCGTCGTCATCCCTTCCGCGAGGAGCCGTCATGGACCTTTCTCGACGCCAGTTCATCCAGGCCGCGGCCGCCGGGGCCGCCGTCGCGCCGGCGATGGGCGCGGGGGCCGCGGGCAAGCTGCCGACGCGGGCGTTCGGCAAGACGGGGCTCGAGGTGTCGATCATCGGGTTCGGCTCGGGCAGCCGGTTCCTGATGTACGACGACGAGAAGGCCCTCGAGGCGCTGACGCGGGCGCTCGAGCTGGGCATCACCTACATCGACACGGCCAACGGCTACGGCGACGGCAAGAGCGAGGAGCGGATCGGCCGGATCCTGCCCGCCTGGCGCGACAAGGTGACGGTCGCCACCAAGCTCGGGGCCCGCAAGGGGGACGACGCCAGGCGGCAGCTCGAGGCGAGCCTCAAGCGTCTGAAGACCGACCACCTGGACGTCGTCCACATCCACGCCCTCTCCGGCGACGAGGACCTCGCCCGGATCGAGGCGGCCGACGGGGTCCTGAAGGCGCTCTACGAGGCCCGCGACCAGAAGGTCGTCCGCGCCGTGGGGATCAGCTGCCACGCCGCGCCGGCGACCCTCAAGACGGCCCTGGAGCGGCACGACTTCGACGCCACCCAGATGGCCCTCAACGCCGCGATGGCCCGCATGGCCGACGCCAAGGGGGGGATGAAGGCCACGCCGATGGCCGAGGGGAGCTTCGAGGAGCTGGCCCTGCCGGTCGCCGTCCGCAAGGGCCTCGGCGTCATCGCCATGAAGGTCTTCGCGCAGGAGCAGATCCTGGGCGCCGCGCCGGTCGAGAAGCTGATGGCCTACGCGCTGTCGCTCCCCGTCAGCCTGGCGAGCCTGGGGATGCCGAAGCTCGAATTCATCGACCGCAACATCGAGATCGCCCGCGCCTTCGCGCCGATGCCGGCCGACGAGCGCAAGCGCCTGAGCGACTCGATCGCGACCGAGCGCAAGGCGGCCGTGGTCGAATTCTTCCGCGACCATCGCGACGCCTGAGCCGCGTTGCGATGGACCGGCCCGCCCCCCGCTCAAGACGTACGGCCCTCCCCGGGAGGGGATCGTCATGATGAGTCCGCAGGAAGCGCTCGCCGAGCTGCTCGCGTCGCTCGACTCCGACAAGACCCAAGGCTACGGGCCGGGCCCGATCCCGGACGCGGTCGACGACCTGGTCCGCCGGCTCGTCGGGCGGATCCGGGGGGCGGACCCGGCGACCCGCGATGAGCTGTGGCGGAAGCTCGGCGACCGCCACGGGATGCTCTGCCTGCTCTTCGCCGAGCGCATGGCCGCCCTGGCCGTCCGCACGGGCGACCCCGAGCACGTCCGCGAGGGCCTCGAAGCCGCGACGCTCGGCGCCCGGGCCGTCGAGCCCCGCGACGGGATCCTCCGCCTGGCCCCGCTGTACGACGCCCTGATGAAGCTCGGCCGGAATCCCACGCCCTACTTCGCGGCGGCCGAGGACCTCGCCGATCGGTACTTCGTCGCCGACCTCCAGGGCTTCCCCTTCCGGGCGGAGGCGGATCGATCGCTCGCCTCGATGGGCTACGTCGAAGGCTTCGACCGCGACGGCTTCCGCTACGTCCAGGAATGGTGATCGCCCCTCAGGCGAGCCGCCGGGCGACGCCGCGGAGGCCGAGCCAGGCGAGGATCCCCGTCGTCGCCAGGGCCAGCAGGACGGCCCGCGTTTGGGCCTCCGCGGGGCTCGCCGGCGGGGGGGGCTGCGTCGTCTCGTCGGCCGGGAGCGAGGGGATCGCGGCGGTCTCGATCGCGGTGTCGGGCGGCCCGAGGGGCGTCGCGTCGGGCGTCGCGTCGGGCGTCGCGTCGGGCGGGGCGGCCGGGCGGAGGACTTCTCCCAGGTCGCCGAGGTCCCGGAACGACGTCGCGCGGAATCGGCTGGACCAGGTGCGCCGGCGGGATTTCGGGGCGGCCTGAAAGGCGCCGCCGAGGAGCCAGAGCTTGCCGCGCCACTCCGTCGGCACGAACCCGCCCGAGGCGCAGCGGCGGGCTTCCACCAGCTCGATCTCGCGGCCCTGTTCCATCTCATCTTGGCGGTGGGTTTCGATCAGGCGGAGCCACCTCGGGAGCCAGCCGACGGACGGGTCGTAGGCGACCACGAGGTCGACCCGTCGGTCGGCCTCGTCGATGCGGTAGTTCTCCACCGTCACGCGCCGGCCGTCCCGCACGCCCGGCTGGCGAATGGGATCCACCCCGGCGAAGCGGGCCTTGAGGATGCTCGGGAGGTCCTGGCCCAGGCTGCCGAAAGGGGACGGTCCCTCGTTCCCGTACGCCTCGCCCCCTCCGCCGCGCGGAATCTCCGTCCACCGGCTCCGGGAGCTTCGACCCTGGTACAGGCCCGGGCGGTAGTACTCCGCGGCCCCGTCGCAGGCCCACGCCCCGACGGTCGGCCTGTCCACGTCCTCGAGCCAGGCAGGCTCCTCGCCTGCGGGCGGCGGATCGTGCTCGAGGACGTATTCCATCTCGGCCCGGATCAACGCGTAATTGGCCCGGAAGCGTTCCAGCGGGGTCGGGTCGCTCGCCACCAGGCCGAGCAGCATCACCGTCGCGACGTGCATCGAGGCCGCCTCCGGACGGGGGGGTCTTATAAGTTTCGGATCGACATGCGTCGTCGATCTTGGTCGCGGCGCGTCGCGATGTCAAGCTCGTCGGCGAGGGAATTTTTACATTTGTAGTAGGTAGTGGCGTCGAGGCCGGCGGCCGTCGTGCTCCGCCGGCCGCGAGTGGTACGATGGTGCGTCCCGGCGAGGCGTCGGGCCTCGCGTCTCGACGACTGGGAGAAGTCATCATGGCCGAGCCGAACCGGGCCGAACTCGAAGGCCTCATCGACGACCTCCGCCGCGGGTATGACGGCGAGCCGTGGCACGGGCCCTCGCTGCGCAAGGTGCTCGAAGGCGTGACCGCCGAGGCGGCCGATGCGCGGCCCGTCCCGGGCGGGCACACGATCCGCGAGCTGGTCGCCCACCTCGCGGCCTGGGACGACGTGGTCGCGCGTCGCATCGCCGAGCGCCGCGCGATGGAGGAGCCCGACGTCGGCGACTTCCCCGCGGTCGTCGGCGCCGGCCCCGAAGCCTGGGCCGCCGACTTCCGCGAGCTGGACGCCCGCCACGCCGCCCTGCTCGACGTCCTCGCCGACCTCGACCCCGCGCGGCTTCCCGAGACGGTGGCCGGCAAGGATTATTCGATCGCCCACATGGTCCGCGGTGCGGCCCAGCACATGGCCTACCACGCGGCGCAGATCGGGCTCCTGAAGAAACTGATGTGACGCAGCGGCGTCACTCCTTCGCGTACACCCGCACGTAGTCGACGATCATGATCGACGGGTCCGGCGTCTTGTCGACGGGCCAGCCGCCGCCGAGGGCCAGGTCGACGAGCAGGTACAGGGGGACCTTGGCCTCGGGCGGCGTGGGGTGGGTCCGGAGGGGGACGCCGTCGAAGTAGTAGGTGATCACGGCGTCGTCGACCATCACGCCGTAGGTGTGGAAGTCGGCGGTCATGTCGGGGACGAGCGCGACGTCGCCGTCGCCCGTGTGGGGGGCGACGGGGGGCCAGAGGTGGGTCGTGGTGTGCAGCGCGTTGTCGTTGACGCCGTACTGCTCGACGACGTCCAGCTCGATCTGCGTGAGCGTCTTTTTATCCTTCGGCTCCTGCAGTTGCGGGACGCCCAGCAGCCAGAAGGCGGGCCAGGTGCCGGGGCCCTTGGGGAACTTCGCCCGCATCTCGAAGTAGCCGAACTTCTGCGAGAAGCCCTCGCCCTTCGCGTCGACCGACGACAGCAGGCCCGACCGCCACCGACCCTCGACCTTCTTCGCCTCGATGCGCAGGAGATCGTCCTTCACGGTGAACGGGAAGTCGGGCTGGGGGTCGGCGAAGCCGGCGTCGCCGAAGTCGCCGCCGTACGGCGTGTGGGCGATCCAGCGCGTGCCGGGCCCCCAGGCCGAGACGCTCAGCGGGCCGTCGAACTCCTCGCCGAAGGTCCGCTTCCAGCCCGATAGGTTCAGGCTCGGCGGCGGCAGCGTCGGCAAGGGGGCGTCGGCGCGGACGTCAAGATAGCCCACGCGGCAGGCGTCGGGCTCGACCATCGCAAGGTTCGAACCCGCCCCGGCGCGGAAGGTCTTGCGGCCCCCTCCCTTGGCGACGGGCTTGCCCGACCAGAAGCCGAGGACGACCTCGTAGCGGCCGGGCGGCGTCTCGCTCGGCACGACGATCGTCTTCGCGTACTCGACCCGCCCGCTCCAGCGGCTGGTCGGCGCTCCCGGGTCGTGGTCGGCCTGGAAGACCATCTGGCCCTTCTCGTTGCGGAAGTGGACGAAGACGCTGCAATCGATCCCCAGCGGCTCGGCGTCCCAGGCGTAGGTCATCCGCGATCCGAAGCCCGGCCGGCACGCGGTCGGCTCGATCGTGCACGAGACGAGCGTCGGCGTCCCCGCGGCGACCGGGACGGCGGTCAGGTCGTCCAGCCACAGGCTGCTCCGTCCGCCCTCGCCCTTCACCACGTCCTTGCCGACGTTCAGGCCCAGGCCCTTCGCCGGGCCGTGCCACTTGCCGTCGTTCGCGCCTCCCCAGTGCTCGCCGCCGACGAGGTCGGCCACGTTCAGCACCAGCTCGCGCCAGCCGCCCTCCGCGCCGTCGGGGATCGTCGCCCGCCCCTGGTGGCACTGGCCCGTGGCATCGACGAGCCGCACGCCGAGGCCGTTCAGGTCGCGGACCCGCACCCACACACGGAACTGGTCGACGTCGGGAAGATCCAGCCCGTCAAGGTCCTTCCATGACCCCACGTAGGCCCCGCCGCCCCGGAAATCGCCGTCCAGCCGCAGCGACTCCTTCCCCGCCCGCGCCGCCGTCGCGTCGCGTTCAAGGGCCCCCTTCGCCCCCGGGAACTCCTCGCCCCCCACGAACTTCCAGCCCTTGAGGTCGGACTCGAAGTCGTCGATCGGGATCGCCGCGGGCTTGGGGGCCTGCGCGGGCGCGGTCGCCGCAACGAGGGACAACAGGCCGAGGGCGAGGAGCGGTCGGGGAAAAGCGGGACGCATGGGAGGGGCCTCGGGGAACGGCGGGGGGACGACACGCTTTCCCGGAGTTTGCGCCTGTGGGCCGGCGACGACAAGTCGCCGCCGCGGACCCGTCGACGTCCGATCGACCTTCTCCCCTCACGGCCCCCTGCCGAAAAGTCGTTCGCGAGCCCGGGCGATCGTCCTTCTCCCCGCCGTGGGAGAACGTGGCCGGAGGCCGGACGAGGGGCTCGTCATTCGACGCCGGCCCTTCGCAATTCACATCGCCGCATCGGCCTCGAAGTCCGAGGACCCCACGATTGGGGGCCCCCTCATCCGGCCCTTCGGGCCACCCTCTCCCACCAGGGGAGAAGGAGGCTCGCGAATGGCTTCTCGACAGAGCACCACGAGGGGAGAACGATGATTCGCCGCGGCGGTTGCGACGCATACGACATCCCTGGGCTCCTCGCAGCCCGACGCCCCTCCTCCAGTCGTTCCGATCGGCTTGCTCCGGCGTGGAGAGCGAGGTCCGGCCCCGACGCGAAGGGGGCGGGGGCTCCCCAGGCGGGGCGGGCTGTGCCATAATCGCGGGGTGGATTCCGGGCGTCGATCCCGCGGCGGGCGGCGCGCCGGATGGGAGGGGGTTGGGGATGGTCTCGGTACATCTGCTGCCGTCTTTGATACCGTCGGGGGCCTTGCGCGGGGGGGTGGCGGTCGTGATCGACGTCCTGCGGGCCTCCACGACGATCGTCCACGCGCTGGCGCACGGCTGTACGGCCGTGATCCCGTGCGGCGAGATCGACGAGGCCCGACGGGTCGCCGCCGGGCTGCCCCGGGGCTCGGCGCTGCTGGGCGGCGAGCGCCACGGCGTTCCGATCGAGGGGTTCGACCTGGGGAATTCGCCGGGCGAGTACACGGCCGAGGCCTGCCGCGGCAGGACGCTGGTGATGACCACCACCAACGGCACCCGCGCCCTGCTCGCCAGCCTGGAGGCCGAGACGGTCCTGGTCGGGTCGTTCGTCAACTTCGCGGCGACCGTGCAGCGGCTGATCCACGAGGAGCGGCCCGTCCACCTCGTCTGCGCCGGCACCGAGGGGGCGGTCAGCTACGAGGACGCCCTGCTCGCCGGCGCGTTCGCGGGCCGGTTCGTCGACCTGGAGCACGAGCTGGGCAACGACGAGGCCGAGATCGCCCGCGGCCTCTGGGAGCGGGTGCAGGAGAACGTCTGGTCGCACGAG
The DNA window shown above is from Paludisphaera mucosa and carries:
- a CDS encoding spondin domain-containing protein, encoding MLNTHAWRARSLALVALLSLLGGASAVAGPLAVTVTNNQPGGGFGISPVWLGVHDGTYRTFTPGEAVGPALQALAELGDPSALAAAFAGHGSGAVAGSAPIGPGGSASTILDVADPTTQQYLSFASMVVPSNDFFFGNADPLAFRLFDAQGRFTGPITIQIFGAGAWDAGSEVNDIGFGAAFIAGDDAHDHVAEGGVITRVFGGSIDQSAYLASIDGRATPYGYNISHLISPGDLIATITITSVPEPSTFLMLGVAAVGVGLAARRSRPRG
- a CDS encoding Gfo/Idh/MocA family protein, translated to MHDPIEAATRRGFLAAGAAAAVASQATAPKIDEPPKAVEVPGMKAKTEAQAGPPPAPAPPAKRLGFAVVGLGELALGEVLPAFGRCKYARPTALVSGDRAKAEKVADQYGIGPEHIYDYQNFDRIADDPTVDVVYIILPNSMHREFTVRAAKAGKHVLCEKPMANTSAECEAMIAACESARRLLMIAYRCQYEPHHREMIRLARSGELGPIRMIEASNGQNQGPADQWRHKKALAGGGSLPDVGIYCLNAARYITGEEPVQVTAQIAVDPSDPRFREVEDRISFQLRFPSGVLAVCQSFYSAHESRRCRVLAEKGWIDMDPAFAYHGLRMKTSRARDEAELTTAIALPEHDQFALEMDHMARRVAAGERPHTPGEEGLQDIRIIEAIYRAAREGKPVDLAAVEARDATRGPAPG
- a CDS encoding PEP-CTERM sorting domain-containing protein (PEP-CTERM proteins occur, often in large numbers, in the proteomes of bacteria that also encode an exosortase, a predicted intramembrane cysteine proteinase. The presence of a PEP-CTERM domain at a protein's C-terminus predicts cleavage within the sorting domain, followed by covalent anchoring to some some component of the (usually Gram-negative) cell surface. Many PEP-CTERM proteins exhibit an unusual sequence composition that includes large numbers of potential glycosylation sites. Expression of one such protein has been shown restore the ability of a bacterium to form floc, a type of biofilm.) — encoded protein: MQRILSMTMALASLTLGCSASRAASITWGPATNIAGDADVRTGGSLVAAYNFGGRDVGVATINGVAFQPFAVAGNPSTHGGVTIAESPGILLGLDDYFGSASAPFTDLSSAYQAMLRSGGFTIWQSTLTLTLDGLAVGQAYEIQIWSNFSDAGSRSASLESGGSVDLDWNPSGVDGGLGQFVVGSFVADSASQSIRITGSADFDTGVLVNGLQLRTAAAVPEPAGLVLMAVGAASIAWLASRRRTDTPQPGAGPRVASRASTAARSTGFPSRAAR
- a CDS encoding aldo/keto reductase; translation: MDLSRRQFIQAAAAGAAVAPAMGAGAAGKLPTRAFGKTGLEVSIIGFGSGSRFLMYDDEKALEALTRALELGITYIDTANGYGDGKSEERIGRILPAWRDKVTVATKLGARKGDDARRQLEASLKRLKTDHLDVVHIHALSGDEDLARIEAADGVLKALYEARDQKVVRAVGISCHAAPATLKTALERHDFDATQMALNAAMARMADAKGGMKATPMAEGSFEELALPVAVRKGLGVIAMKVFAQEQILGAAPVEKLMAYALSLPVSLASLGMPKLEFIDRNIEIARAFAPMPADERKRLSDSIATERKAAVVEFFRDHRDA
- a CDS encoding DinB family protein; protein product: MAEPNRAELEGLIDDLRRGYDGEPWHGPSLRKVLEGVTAEAADARPVPGGHTIRELVAHLAAWDDVVARRIAERRAMEEPDVGDFPAVVGAGPEAWAADFRELDARHAALLDVLADLDPARLPETVAGKDYSIAHMVRGAAQHMAYHAAQIGLLKKLM
- a CDS encoding glycoside hydrolase family 16 protein; its protein translation is MRPAFPRPLLALGLLSLVAATAPAQAPKPAAIPIDDFESDLKGWKFVGGEEFPGAKGALERDATAARAGKESLRLDGDFRGGGAYVGSWKDLDGLDLPDVDQFRVWVRVRDLNGLGVRLVDATGQCHQGRATIPDGAEGGWRELVLNVADLVGGEHWGGANDGKWHGPAKGLGLNVGKDVVKGEGGRSSLWLDDLTAVPVAAGTPTLVSCTIEPTACRPGFGSRMTYAWDAEPLGIDCSVFVHFRNEKGQMVFQADHDPGAPTSRWSGRVEYAKTIVVPSETPPGRYEVVLGFWSGKPVAKGGGRKTFRAGAGSNLAMVEPDACRVGYLDVRADAPLPTLPPPSLNLSGWKRTFGEEFDGPLSVSAWGPGTRWIAHTPYGGDFGDAGFADPQPDFPFTVKDDLLRIEAKKVEGRWRSGLLSSVDAKGEGFSQKFGYFEMRAKFPKGPGTWPAFWLLGVPQLQEPKDKKTLTQIELDVVEQYGVNDNALHTTTHLWPPVAPHTGDGDVALVPDMTADFHTYGVMVDDAVITYYFDGVPLRTHPTPPEAKVPLYLLVDLALGGGWPVDKTPDPSIMIVDYVRVYAKE
- a CDS encoding 2-phosphosulfolactate phosphatase, which codes for MVSVHLLPSLIPSGALRGGVAVVIDVLRASTTIVHALAHGCTAVIPCGEIDEARRVAAGLPRGSALLGGERHGVPIEGFDLGNSPGEYTAEACRGRTLVMTTTNGTRALLASLEAETVLVGSFVNFAATVQRLIHEERPVHLVCAGTEGAVSYEDALLAGAFAGRFVDLEHELGNDEAEIARGLWERVQENVWSHEDHGLRPGEEPPLVRYLKRGAGGRRVIELGLADDVEAAATLNRPDCHLVVELARDPLRLLASD